The Triticum aestivum cultivar Chinese Spring chromosome 5A, IWGSC CS RefSeq v2.1, whole genome shotgun sequence genomic sequence catagatcccaaagaagaatactattacccgctaccgcccccatgaaccacttccaattgttatcgtgctccgaaggcaccaattaggctaatgtcactggctccgaaggcaccaattaggctaatcgaatgtctcacaaccaccattaattaattcacacatatatacatacatatatatatatatatatatatatatatatatatatatatatatatatattatgatcggttctactagaaattatatttatatatatgcataacgtgtacaatatgtagtatcgtaaaatacaaACAAACGAAAaacaattaaatggaaaacacaaaattaaatgaaaaagaaatcataaccccccccccccccaaccttttaatactggttggtgtcaccaaccagtactaaagggctccctgtcCCCGAAGCTCACGTGGTTgcgctttagcaccggttcgtgctgaaccggtactagggggggggggggctttagtgcccacactttagtgccggttaccaaaccggcactaaagggccttacgaaccggtgctattgcccggttctacaCTAGTGAAATACACTCTTTTTGGACAAATTTTGAAGCCAAACGTATACTCTTCACACGGACGGAGGAAGTAGTGTTCTATGCTTTGCTCTGTGTTCTACTTGGGGCAACTTTGTACAAGGGCGATTCATAAAATGCCATTGAGATTTGGAGCAATTTTAGTTTTGCTTTGTACTGATGGTGCTATGCTCTATGTGCTGCTGCCATTGTTGTACAGAGAGAAGAGATCAAGAGACAGCGGGAGATGGAAAGAGATTGGTAGCTATTTGATTGTTGCGTCATGTGGTTTTTAAGGACTAAAACTGATGGGTGTGAGGTATTCTTTTTCCTGCCGTTGCAACCCACAAGCATATTTCCTATGTTATTCTACTGTACCCAGTCTACTACTCTCATCCATGCAATGGTCAAAGTCCTGCCCCTAAAGATCCCGATCTTCATGTGGCAATTGATCCATGGACGGACCTCGTCTGGGGTGGAGGTTCGCAAGCGAAATGGCCCTAGGACTGGCCTTTGCCCGCTTTGCGATGTCCCGGAAGATTCGAATCATATCTTCTTTTCTTGTGTGTCCGCTTAATTTGAATGGATCTGTTTTAGAGAGGTGGTCGGTGGCAACTGGTGCCACACCAACTTTCCCGACCTATTCGCCGAACCCCAGAACGCCCCTTGCCTTCTCGCCACATTATGTGGCTTGAGATTGGGGCATTCGCTTAGACCCTCTGGACGATCCGCAATAAACTTATGATCCAGCGCATTCCCCTTCGACGGGCTACTGACACTCTCTTCAAACTGTttggttacttgcagctttggcggccgcttagccaccCTCAGGACCGtgacgccatctccgccttcatcgccgacctccgctCGATGGCCGTCCGTTTGTCGCCTCCACTCCCCTCGCCACCGCCGGAACCAGATTAGCCACTGGACttgtgctcccccccccccccccccctccctcccgtTTTTTTTTTTGCTAGGGCTTGTTAAGTTGTGTGCTCAGCAAAATCTTTGTACTTCTTCCTGTGAGATTTGAATGTGTGTTCTGAACTAGTGCTTGTATGTGTGTTTTTgacggtttgctttatttataaaatggggtgaaagcctttttcgataaagtTTAAAGACGTTGAGTGTATATTTTTTGCGGACAGAGTAGACAGTACGAACAGAAAAGAACACTCCGTAAAAATTACTAGTACGTGCGTACTACATTTAGTTGCAGAGGATGCATGAGGCACTCCAACtaataaagaagaagaagaaggtgtcCGGTCCGCCTCTAAACATTACGAACTAGGGCGTCGTAGTTTTAGTTGATGCAACAGGATATGGGACACAAAACAAGTGCAACGAGCACGGTTGGAGGTGATCCGGTCCGCCTCTAGCAAGCTTAGCTAGTAGAGGTTGATGGAGGAGACGGCGATGTAAAGCTCATCGTCCTCCATGGCCAGCGCGCCTTGCATTGCCGGCCACCACTCcggcatgctgctgctgctgctgctggcggcggcgtCCGTGGCACCCACGACAACATTGGCTTCGCTCATCATCGAGGACACCTCCGCCGCTGTGAACTCCGGCTGATCTGCGACTGCGTCGTCGTCGACGTTGCGCGCGAAGCGGCCCTTCACCCTCGGCCGGCTGTCCGCGAGGGTCTTCCGGCAAGCGTACTGAAGAAGATGCATGGTCAAAATACGTGAAGATGCAAAATCGAACAAGTACGGTGCGAGCGAGGAGACGTACTGTGATCTTCTTTTGGAAGTTGCGCTGGTTGCGCTTGCTCCTGTACTTTTCGATGCGCTCCCGCCGCTCCTCCGTGGTGTACCTcccagccgctgctgctgccggcgccGGCGTTGGCGCCCCGAGGTCTCCCGTGCTCAGCACATGGCGGAACGGCGGCGCCTGACCCTGCTGATGGGAGTAGTAGTAGCAGTGCTGCTCTGCTTGCAACAGATCACCGTAGCTCGACGCTGacggttgggaggggaggaagccaTTGCTTCCCTGACAGGtataggaagaagaagaggaggagtgaTGATGATACATCGCCTAGTGCGCGcgcgtgtgtatgtgtgtgcgtAAGAGCGAGCGATGAATGACTGACGTGTGTGTCAGCGGCCATGTATTTATACCCGCCGGCCAAGCAAGTCAACTCTCGCCTCAAATCGGATTCACGATGACACGAGACATCAACTCGAGATTTCAACATGACGGCAGGGAAGCCGTCCATGGTAAAAGCATTACATTGTTGATGGCACTAACAAGGTCATCTGAGCCACATGCTCAATCAAACAGTAGCCAGAGAAACTGCAGAATGCCAACCCAAAGTCCATTCTACATGACTCCAACCATAAAGGGAAGTCGTAGCACAAATCTATCTCGCTGGTGCCATCTTCCTAGCTACTTGCAGTCTTGCAGACGCACTGTTAAAACTCTACCATCATTTGCAGCACGACCAGACCTCGCAAATGAGTGTCATCCACCATTGCCACAAACCACAACAGAAAAACAAGCTGGCAAGCATATATGATTTCTCCGTGTTATGAACAGGGCACGGAGGATGAGAACCTCAATCGATTATGAATGCACAGCACAAATGGAAAATATTTATGTAGTGATAATGGTAAAATAAGCTGGCAACCACCGCTGCATAGCAATGGGTGTTAAGACAATTCAAGGAGACATGAGCAAGTTGGGAAATCTCCCACTTTTCCACCGGAATCCTTAAACCATGCCCCAGCACACCAGGAGATGTGCCTTTTCTCAGCACCTCTACAGGCACTATGCTCAACTTGCAACTGACTACACATCAACAACAGGTCCTACCACTTTGTTCCATGAACCAGGGTCAGGAGTATCGGTAAGTATGTATTTTGGCTCATTCCAAGCTAATCATTTCTTAGTTGTATTTTGGCTGAGTCCAAGCTAATCATTTCTTAGTTGCAGCAATGGGGAGCACGAGCACAAAGGCAAAGAGATGATGAAACTAAACATCATATTTAAattaaaaggggggggggggggggggggggatgcgcAGGAACTTCCCAGGAATGGTGATTAGAAGCTAAAAATGCAAGTCCCGAAGAGAGCACCTGATGTGACTTCGTCCACTACTATGATTACCTTCAAAAGTGACATCTCGCAGGATTTCGGTTGGGAAGAATGATACCACCTTTGAACATTGCAGCCTATTAGATAGAGCCCCACAAGAATCTGTGTTGTTTTAAGCCTCTATTGGACACAAAATATGCTGCTATGGACCCAGGACCCTGTTTTCAGTTGGCAAATTTTTTCGTAAGGTCACTGGAACGTCCTCAACCAATCACACGGCTCCATTTCTCCTATAAGGAAAGAGGTTCTAACGAAAATGAATCCTTACCGTACGTAGCCCACTCAGGAATTGCGTATCACGTTGACATAGCCTGACAACGCGAGCTTGCCAACCTTCAAGTGGGCTTAGCCAACCGACAAGATAAAGTCAAAGGGCACCAGGCCACAGCATTGCATATAGTTTCATCTGCCTTCGACGTACACAGCAAAATGCTACGATTGTTTACTCCCAACAGTTGCCATGATTTCCTTGCAACCTGCAAAGATTTCAACAAGAGTAGCATCACAACCGCAATCATTGACATCTCAGTGCATCGAGAGAAACATCAAGAGGATCACAGGCGGGGCGAGCCTTTCACCGAGGCAGTGACGCGGTGCCTGTCAATGGACAAGATAATGAGAATAAGTGGGACGATTAGGATAATGCACAGTGCACACAGATTTTACTTTTCTTCAAGTAGGTCGCCTACAAAAAAATAGTCACACCACTACAGCATGAGTGGAGATGCAATAATTGTTTAGTTGATGTGCGTAATGAATTTACAGAAATGAACAGCAGATTAGATAGATATGGAATTATACCAAGAATTACTACCTCCGTTccgaattataagatgttttggatatttcaacatggactacatacggactgaaatgagtgaacaaacacactaaaacacgtctatatacattcgattcagaaaaaagttagaacatcctataatttggaacagaggaagtactccctccgttccgaattacttgtcgcaggcatgaatgtatctagatgtattttagttctagatacatccatttctacgacgagtaatttggaacggagggagtaggatttaAGTATTAAGAAGGTTTGCAATATGAGTAAATTCGATCCTATGGGACATCTAAGGTACATGACTATTGATCTGTACATGAAGTCAGGTACATTCATCAAGTCACTTCAAATGTCATTAGATTTGCCAGAATGAGACCACATTGATGAAGACTGATAAGACTTCTCTATCTAGTGGCGTGCATGATTTGGAGAAATGATTCCGGTCCTGCCCCCACACCTTCCTTGGGTGCATCTGTGGGCGAGAGGCCTTTTATTGTTGTCATGGTATCTGCAACCTTTTCCACATCAATTCCACTGGAATTACTACTCTAAATTCACACGTCCTTTTCCTTTTGTACTTTGATTTTGAAAGAACATGCTGTTCAGAGTAGAAAGGAGAGAAAAATATGAGATCATTACACATCCGAGTGAACCTGTTTCCAGAAAGGCATTTAAGAAGATCGAAGCTGGTTGATCTTAATATCTTAAATTCATCATCATGCTTTGAGCAACATGGAAGCACGTCTATCCGATATTTTGGATGTCATGCACTCAAAGCTATATATTCGCATCTGAGCCATTTGGACACTATTTTGTCCATGTGTGATAGAAACTTGAAAAAAAAGTTGATATACCCTCCAGAAAAATTAAGCAAAAAATTTCTTAGTTTGCAAAAATCATAATCTGACTATAGGACAATAACCCAAAAGCCTATCGCCACACATCTTTCCTAGAGGTTGCCAACATAGTTTTTACTGCTCTGGTATCCTTATTAGGAGGAAAACAAGACAACAAAGCCCAAGATTCTGCAAATTAGCATATTGgaagccattggtgatttacatgCAGGTACATCTATTTCTGTTTCAAAAAGGAAGAACCTGCTCCAATTGAGGCATAATGTGGAGTGTTTTGAAGGAAAGGGCTTTTATTTATGCATACACCAAAGTTACTTTGCCGACAATAGACCATTGCACATGTAGAGCATCATGTCATACAGTTCTATTTAGCAATAGTATCTCTATCAATATAATATACACGAAATCATGTGACAGTTCTCATCTCATGAGGTTGACAGCACTGGTATATATAATCCCGAAATAACACCTGATACAGGACTCATCATAAACATAGGTTAGCATTATTCAGCACACTTCAAATCAAAAGATACGATAGAAAGATTTGATGAGACCCTTACTTTGCACCTTTCTTCTTGTAAGGCAAAGATTCAAAAAAGCACAAAAAGGGAAGATAAGCTGGACTATGCAGAGTTTTTGTCTTTGCTTTTCTGCAAAACCAACAAGACATCAGACTTTGGAAGGTAGGCATAAAATATCATTTTCTGTTGTTATATTTGTAATAAAACCAAATTTCCTTTATTTTAAAAGTGTCCCCGTTTTTCAGAAAATTACTTATCATAATCTTAATCCAAAGGCATAAAGGAGCGTGTGTCCCTTCAATTGTCATTTTCTTCTAGAAAGAAGATAATATGGTACATATTGTATCATCTGGGTAATACTTTTGACATCGGCACAAGCATGAAAAGGAATTGACGGACCACTATATCGAGCTCAAGGGGTTCTGAACAACAGAAAGTACAAATAAAAAAAGAATCGCAGAAAATAGTAATCTGCAAATGTAGTCATGTCACAAATTCATCACTTGCCTGCGATCTCAACCTTGCCACCAGCGCAAGAATAACTTCGAGCTGACATTATAATCTGTGCAACATTTTCATGCATAATGTGTTCTGTTTTTGTTTACTAACTTGTTGCAGTACAACGCCCTTTCATAAATCACTACTCAACAGCAGTGTGAGATTTAATGGCGTGTCATCATCTCTGTAACCTACAGAGCACCCCAAAGATTATGTAGTATCTCGGCAAGATTAAGAATAACATTTTTGGTAAAAAGAAGCATCGTTACCTTAGAGTTTGGGTCTAACATTATCCCTCATAATCTGTGCAATATCGTGTTCTGTTTTATGTTCACTAACTTGTTGCTGCAGCAGTGCAGCACCCTTATAAATAACTACTCAACAGACAACAGTTGTGAGATTTAAATATTTAATGGGGTGTCATCATCTCTACAGAGCACCCCAATGATTCTGTAGTACCTCGGCAAGCCTCAGAACCAACCGGAGTGTATCAGGCTTGTCTACACCCCTTATCCTCGAGGCAAGGATCAGAAACAGAAGGAGTTTCATGATCCAGTGACACCTGATCCGCCCTCTCACAATAGGTGGAGCGAGTGTCATATTTAGTATAAGCCTTAGCATTATCTAGGATGTCAGTAGTCCTGATAGGATACTTGTCCTCAGTAGTCAGGACTAGTGTAAGAAATCTCCATACTCTAGGGATGGGAGGACGAGAAGAACATGCTAACTTAAGACCAGAAAATAAATGAGCATGATTCACCTATCTTAACTTGTACAGACCCTTCTTTAGTTTCAGCTGGGATTTCTTTACCATTGGTGGACTGCTTTGTCTGACCAGCCGAGAGAGGCATAACAGAACCACAAGCTTTTTCATTTAACACTCTCATGAGACTACTTATGGCTATGGGTAAGCCTGGTAGTTTATTTTTTGGAAGCAGGTCATGGATTTGTCTCCAAAAGTTGCAGATCTGCTTTAAGATCCAGTGACCAAATCTGCACCTTGTTTCATTCAGTTGTAGACTTGGTAATAGCCTATTGGTTCCAATCTAAACAAATGTTTCTTTTTCAGAGCCTTGGAAATCAGTGATCTGAGCAGATGGCATAACACTGATCATGGATTCATCATGGAGGCTGCGAGAATAAAAATGATACTCCTAGAACATCTGGTTGAATATGATGCTGGGACCATTCCAGATAATAACTGTCATGCAGTTTACAGACATCGCAGCTTTGGCTCCCTCTTTAGAAAGGCCAAGCAAATATACACATAAATGGATGGCATCATATGAGAACCTCCAGTTTCATTACCATTGCCAGCAGCACTTGCAATTGTTAGATTATTTCCTTCAGCACAGTCCACCAATATCTAAAACCAGaataagaaggaaaaaaaggaactATAGTAGCAAAATAGACCAGTGAGTACCAGTTCGACAGAGGGGGGTTGAAGTCTGAAACTGTATGTTATGGTATCAAATGTCTCTGCGAATCAGTGGCGTTGTGAACACTCAGGGTCAGAGCAATTTGGTAGATAGATTAAACAGAACACAAGTGACAGATTTACGTTTATTAGACACAAGAGCAAGGATGCAGAAGTACATTCTGTAACTGGGTCATTATGAATTGCATTGACTCGGGAGTGCTTAATTGGGAGTACTGATTACCTTACCTGTATGCAATGTTGAGCAAGTTTGTGAGAGAAGTCGATAAACATGATATCAAGGTTGGTGGCGACATGGCAGAGGTGGTCGAGTGCAGCCTTGATGAGAGGCACGCGGTGACGATGTGGAGGCTGCGGCGGAGGGGGCGCCGCgaacgcagcggcggcggcggcggcggctgtggagTCGCGGGAAAGGGTGATACTACTGGCGGATGGGTTCTGAAGCGGGGGGTCCAttccggcggtggcggaggagacGGGCGGGAGAGGAGACAGGAGAGGGCCCGAAGAAAGCCGAGTTTTTTTTAGGGCTCGAAAGCCGAGTTAATTTTATTTTTTGAGGGCTCAAAAACCGAGTTAAATAAAGTAGCAGATGCCCTATCCCGTCGCCGGTGCAGGACAGCTTTCCGGCCTATGGCAAGTACGGGTCCGGCAAATTTGCATCAGCCAATAAAAATTATACGGGCGACTTATATATGTACGAGTAGAGGTGTTTTAGGGAAAAATATTTTATGAGACCAGGTTTTacgggttagcaggtgagacccatcctgatggatgacacgtggcattgacaaatcacaaagcatctaccccACCCCTCATCTGAAATCAGGGGGAGAGATTACAtgttttgtgatttgtgaatgccacatgtcatccatcaggacgggtctcacctggtttatatgagacctggtctcatataatttttttccgtgTTTTAGGGTTTTTGTCTCGGATCTGGTGCCGCCTTTGACGCTCTTTCCCCGCCGCAATTCTCTTCCCCTCCCGCGAGCTCATTCAAACGTTCCCCTCCCTCGAGTGTAGATCATGTCGGGAGAAGGTCGCGGGGCGGGGCGCCGCAGGGCGCCGTCACGCAAGCGCGACCGGCGCGATGCAGAGGCTGGAAGCTCCAGCCGTCCGTCGTGAAGGTATGGCACTTGGACAATATTTTAAATAGCAGCTGTCACTCACTTTTTTGCGTTGTGCTGTGATATAGCGGCCTTGTCAGGATTCATCCGCTATTGCGAATGTCAGAGCGTATTCCGTGCTATATAGCACTATTGTGAGGCAGCCATGGCACTCTGGccacaaaaaatatgatattcaAACCACCCGGCACCAACGCTTGCATATGTGTTAGTCATGCAATACTATCCAAGCTCCTATACGCAGCCTCTCTCTACTTGGTTCTGCTGCTAGCCTGAATTACTGTATTTCCTCTattaagaaatataagagtgtttagatcatcaTTTTAgcgatcactattttagtgatctaaccgcttttatatttctttaaagAGGGAGTACAGTTAAAAACTAACTGAATATTCAATTCTGAGTCGGGGCTCATCTGCACCCCAATGAATAGTAAATTCAAGACAAAtactaaaaaaatcaaaaaatctgaCTTTTTTTTGCATGAAAGATGTTTGAGTGCATGAGGTGCATGCCAAATTTCATAGCATTTTGAGATCTAAGTAGCTCTCGGCAGAAAAGACGGAGTCAGGTTCAAAGGGTGAACAAGCAGTAAATTTTTCACAAACCCCGAGTTTGTCTTTTTTTACCGAGAGCTACTCAGACATCCAAATACTCTGAAATTTGGCAAAGACATCACGCATTCAGTCATCattctccacaaaaaaatgaaACTTTTTTAGTTTATTTCGTATTTTTAACGATTTGTTTATTAACTTTCGGGCTCATCTGAGCCTCGGAGCCAAAATGCCTTGTCCTGAAACTGTTGCTACACGTGAAGTCTTCTCTCCACAAGTTAATTAATTTGCCTTCTTTAGttcataggaattttataggaattctAAAGGATAGGAACTTTGTAGGAAAAAATTCTTTTGAAACCCTTTGGTTTATAGAAACGGATTCATATTCTTGTGCAGAATAGTAGGAATCAACCCTTCACATATCAATTTAAAATAATTAGTCTAGACTCAATGCATATGACATCTCTTTCCAAGAATTAAGATGCATGTCATCTCCCTTCCTTTGATTTTCTTATTCATATATGATTATTCCTATCATATGAACCAAAGGAGGTCTAAACATGATGCCGCCCCTTGGAGGAGTTCTTTAAATAAAACACATAAGAACAAGGTTCACATCACACATGTCCTCTCCAAGCATCCAAAGTAAGAGACACATCAAGATCCGCAACCAACAAAGGAAAAGATAAATATCAAGGTCTTCCcaagtttctaagagagatgaggCCTTAAGAGATAGTCCTCTCTAAACCCCAGGAGCGATGGGGGTCTTGATGAGTGATATTTATGCGTTTATTCCACCATTGCTTAAACTAGATAATTCAGAATTTTTAAGAGAATCACTCTGATATCGCCACTAATAACTATTGAATGTAAGTTATTTTGAAATCCTTTGTTTATTATGTTTCTCCAGTAAATGGGCTCAAATATGGATGAATATCATCACACAGACACAAGAGGAAACAAGAAGTgtggagaagaaggagaggaattGGAGGAGCAACAATGCATCCAAGTGCAAGACGACGCAAGGTACAAGTGTGCCCGCTCGTACCCACACTCGTACTACCCATCGTGGGCTCCAGCACATCTACCTGATCAACATCTATAAAGGGGTCGAC encodes the following:
- the LOC123103261 gene encoding zinc finger protein HD1-like, with amino-acid sequence MYHHHSSSSSSYTCQGSNGFLPSQPSASSYGDLLQAEQHCYYYSHQQGQAPPFRHVLSTGDLGAPTPAPAAAAAGRYTTEERRERIEKYRSKRNQRNFQKKITYACRKTLADSRPRVKGRFARNVDDDAVADQPEFTAAEVSSMMSEANVVVGATDAAASSSSSSMPEWWPAMQGALAMEDDELYIAVSSINLY